Proteins from a genomic interval of Brucella intermedia LMG 3301:
- a CDS encoding TRAP transporter small permease yields MTKAIDFFYKILGAILVFLLAGMAIMVFVNVILRYAANSGLTVSEELARYFFVWVSFLGAVLTFRENSHLGIESLVARFGRQGRVTCMAISYLIVLLCSGIFFWGTWKQFDINASMVAPVTGLSMIWVYGVGLFTGGAMFIIAAERFLRAVTGRLTDEEIATFAGEHSLDHLME; encoded by the coding sequence ATGACGAAAGCCATAGACTTCTTCTACAAGATACTTGGCGCAATTCTCGTCTTCCTCCTCGCCGGCATGGCTATTATGGTCTTCGTCAACGTGATTTTGCGCTACGCCGCAAACTCTGGACTGACCGTATCGGAAGAACTTGCGCGTTATTTTTTCGTCTGGGTGTCTTTTCTTGGAGCCGTCCTCACCTTTCGCGAGAATAGCCATTTGGGCATCGAGTCGCTCGTTGCTCGCTTTGGACGGCAAGGGCGCGTTACCTGCATGGCAATCAGTTATCTGATCGTCCTGCTTTGTTCCGGGATTTTCTTCTGGGGCACCTGGAAACAGTTCGACATCAACGCCAGCATGGTCGCACCCGTCACGGGACTTTCAATGATCTGGGTTTACGGCGTCGGGTTATTCACGGGTGGCGCAATGTTCATCATTGCCGCCGAGCGCTTCCTGCGCGCTGTCACCGGTCGTTTGACCGATGAGGAAATTGCCACCTTTGCGGGCGAACACTCGCTCGACCATCTGATGGAGTAG
- a CDS encoding nucleoside deaminase, which translates to MQTNELKLLEKLIEVIEQDIIPLTERGVAEGNKVFGAALLRKSDLSLVLAETNNETENPLWHGEVHTLKRFYEMPENGRPDTKDMVFLSTHEPCSMCLSAITWSGFDNFYYLFSHEDSRDAFSIPHDLKILKEVFTLEPGGYNRDNAFWHSHSIPKMMASLPDADRLRLRKKLDAIFAKYDELSDTYQSSKDGNAIPLN; encoded by the coding sequence GTGCAGACGAATGAACTGAAACTGCTTGAAAAGCTTATTGAGGTTATCGAGCAGGACATCATTCCGCTGACTGAGCGAGGTGTTGCGGAAGGCAACAAGGTTTTCGGTGCGGCGCTGTTGCGCAAGTCAGATCTGTCTCTTGTTCTTGCTGAAACCAATAACGAGACCGAGAATCCGCTCTGGCACGGCGAAGTGCACACATTGAAGCGCTTCTATGAAATGCCGGAGAATGGACGTCCCGATACGAAAGACATGGTGTTTCTTTCCACTCATGAGCCGTGCTCCATGTGCTTATCGGCTATCACATGGAGTGGTTTCGACAATTTTTACTACCTTTTCAGCCATGAAGATTCACGGGATGCTTTCTCTATCCCGCATGATTTGAAGATCCTCAAGGAAGTCTTCACGCTGGAACCGGGCGGATACAACCGCGACAACGCTTTCTGGCATAGCCATTCGATTCCGAAAATGATGGCATCCTTGCCGGACGCCGATCGTTTGCGACTCCGCAAAAAGCTCGACGCGATTTTTGCGAAGTATGACGAATTGTCCGACACTTATCAGTCAAGCAAGGATGGTAACGCAATTCCTCTCAACTGA
- a CDS encoding sugar phosphate isomerase/epimerase family protein, producing the protein MTSDHIISAIGFCTPAGDGNFSTLEGAIRNIVELGSDAVELSLYGEEIISGGRLIPHRVDRLVNITRQFDVRYSVHGQIVSNFMDREHLEYQKAVVRAMLELCDRVGAEVLVHHSGHATMPAPSRLPDLDKMERDALGEMAELAKSYGVRIALENIFAMSDAEYRQTPAQVAETVAAVNHSSVCGLIDFSHAYIECSRLGIDWRPQIRAMAPVTGHLHVHDSFGRPYTMTKFYHPAEATALGIGDLHLPIGWGDIPWDEIFDELTFLPDTFLIMEIGEDRFSTEQADSLARARKLAERVNSRRKAA; encoded by the coding sequence ATGACTTCTGACCACATAATATCAGCGATTGGCTTTTGCACTCCGGCAGGTGACGGCAATTTCAGCACGCTTGAAGGGGCAATCCGTAATATCGTCGAACTCGGTTCGGACGCTGTGGAATTGTCGCTTTATGGCGAGGAAATAATCTCAGGCGGCCGTCTCATTCCGCACCGCGTGGATCGCCTCGTCAATATTACCAGACAGTTTGACGTCCGTTACAGCGTCCACGGACAGATCGTTTCCAATTTCATGGATCGCGAACATCTTGAGTATCAAAAGGCAGTGGTCCGGGCGATGCTGGAACTCTGCGATCGTGTGGGAGCGGAAGTACTTGTTCATCATTCCGGCCACGCCACAATGCCTGCGCCTTCTCGCCTTCCCGACCTCGACAAGATGGAGCGGGATGCGCTCGGCGAAATGGCGGAACTGGCAAAGTCTTATGGCGTCCGCATCGCGCTGGAAAATATCTTTGCAATGAGCGATGCCGAGTATCGGCAGACACCGGCTCAGGTTGCCGAAACGGTCGCTGCGGTCAACCACTCTTCCGTCTGCGGGCTGATCGACTTCAGCCATGCTTATATTGAGTGCAGTCGTCTCGGAATCGATTGGCGTCCGCAAATTCGTGCCATGGCTCCGGTAACCGGGCATCTGCATGTTCATGACAGTTTTGGTCGCCCTTACACGATGACCAAGTTTTATCATCCTGCGGAGGCAACGGCGCTCGGTATTGGCGATCTGCATCTGCCGATCGGTTGGGGCGATATTCCGTGGGACGAGATTTTCGATGAACTGACTTTTTTGCCCGATACCTTCCTGATCATGGAAATCGGGGAAGATCGTTTCAGTACCGAGCAGGCTGATAGTCTTGCGCGTGCCCGCAAGCTCGCCGAACGAGTTAACAGCCGCCGGAAAGCCGCTTGA
- a CDS encoding DMT family transporter, translating into MLYGIFLAFASYAAFAVSDACVKFLDGTLSPYEVAFFGAVLGLLAIPFTKKADDVWLDMFRTTNIQMWLLRTVTAAMGTIGSVTAFTHLSMAEAFALIFLLPAYVTILSVVFLKEQVGWRRWSAVLIGFVGVLIVLRPGFRELSIGHLGALAAGMGGAMSIIIFRVMGKQEKRISLYTSGLIGPIIICGALMAPSFEAPNTEQWIYLAGYGLLAALANILLMLAAQRAPASAIASPQYSQMIWAILFGYFVFHDHIDTPMMIGIVLITISGLFTFIRERQRGVEGPPAVVTSEPTPALVEEQS; encoded by the coding sequence ATGCTCTATGGTATTTTTCTCGCGTTTGCGTCCTATGCGGCATTCGCTGTCAGCGACGCCTGCGTCAAGTTTCTCGATGGAACGTTATCGCCGTATGAAGTCGCGTTTTTCGGCGCCGTCCTTGGTCTGCTGGCTATCCCTTTTACAAAGAAAGCAGACGATGTCTGGCTGGACATGTTTCGCACAACCAACATTCAGATGTGGCTATTGCGGACCGTAACGGCCGCCATGGGAACCATAGGCAGCGTTACCGCATTCACACATCTCTCCATGGCGGAGGCTTTCGCGCTCATTTTCCTCCTGCCTGCCTACGTGACGATCCTTTCCGTGGTATTCCTGAAAGAGCAGGTTGGCTGGAGGCGATGGTCGGCGGTGCTTATCGGATTCGTCGGAGTTCTTATCGTGCTGCGGCCTGGATTCCGGGAGCTTTCCATCGGCCATCTCGGAGCACTTGCTGCCGGCATGGGCGGAGCGATGAGCATCATCATCTTCCGCGTCATGGGTAAGCAGGAAAAGCGCATATCCCTTTATACAAGCGGGTTGATCGGTCCCATCATCATTTGCGGAGCTCTGATGGCTCCGTCATTTGAGGCACCCAACACTGAGCAGTGGATCTACCTCGCAGGCTACGGTCTTCTGGCAGCACTAGCCAATATCCTGTTGATGCTTGCGGCCCAGCGCGCGCCTGCGAGCGCCATCGCCTCTCCGCAATACAGTCAGATGATTTGGGCGATCCTGTTCGGATATTTCGTCTTCCACGACCATATAGACACGCCAATGATGATCGGCATCGTTCTCATCACTATTTCCGGTCTCTTTACTTTCATTCGCGAAAGACAACGCGGCGTGGAGGGCCCTCCGGCTGTGGTTACATCGGAGCCCACCCCGGCGCTTGTTGAAGAACAATCCTGA
- a CDS encoding fumarylacetoacetate hydrolase family protein, whose product MQDKRELKATLILPEDSHSAVLIGRVWSKAENGPCPVLVKNGHVHDLSSLSATVSGLLERRSLISELENTESYPNLGSLDDYLSGDRGELLAPIDLQSIKAAGVTFADSMLERVIEEQAKGDPSRAREIRERLAPVIGDNLRGVVAGSEKAAEVKALLQEMGLWSQYLEVGIGPDAEIFTKSQPMSAVGCGATVGILPISQWNNPEPEVVLVVASDGRIVGATLGNDVNLRDVEGRSALLLGKAKDNNASCAIGPFVRLFDAQFTMDVLRKLKLSLTVHGADGFEMTGESPMEAISRDPENLASQMMNRNHQYPDGAVLFLGTMFAPVKDRRGAGQGFTHEVGDRVEISTPKLGRLINWVDRTDKCPEWTFGIRALIQNLQARDLLDKV is encoded by the coding sequence GTGCAAGACAAGCGTGAACTGAAAGCAACGTTGATTCTGCCTGAAGACAGCCACTCAGCGGTTTTGATTGGCCGTGTGTGGTCGAAAGCCGAAAACGGTCCTTGTCCTGTATTGGTCAAAAATGGCCATGTGCACGATCTGTCCAGCTTGTCAGCTACGGTTTCGGGCCTTCTGGAACGCCGTTCGCTAATAAGTGAACTGGAGAATACCGAGAGCTATCCAAACCTCGGTTCTCTGGATGATTATCTTTCCGGTGATCGCGGGGAGTTGCTCGCTCCCATAGACCTGCAATCCATCAAAGCAGCAGGCGTTACCTTTGCCGACAGCATGCTTGAACGCGTGATTGAAGAACAGGCCAAAGGCGATCCCTCTCGAGCCCGCGAAATTCGCGAACGTCTGGCGCCGGTTATCGGCGACAATTTGCGCGGCGTCGTGGCAGGCTCCGAAAAGGCTGCGGAGGTCAAGGCGCTTCTTCAGGAAATGGGACTCTGGTCCCAATATCTGGAAGTGGGTATCGGGCCCGACGCGGAAATCTTCACCAAATCTCAGCCGATGTCGGCCGTTGGATGCGGCGCTACCGTCGGCATTCTGCCCATTTCCCAATGGAACAACCCGGAACCCGAGGTGGTCCTGGTTGTCGCCTCGGATGGACGTATTGTCGGCGCAACTCTTGGCAATGACGTCAATCTTCGAGACGTGGAAGGTCGTTCGGCTTTACTGCTCGGTAAAGCGAAGGACAATAATGCTTCCTGCGCTATCGGCCCGTTTGTTCGTTTGTTCGACGCCCAATTCACTATGGACGTATTGCGCAAACTCAAGCTGTCGCTGACGGTTCATGGGGCTGACGGTTTCGAAATGACCGGCGAAAGCCCTATGGAAGCGATCAGCCGCGATCCTGAAAATCTTGCGTCACAGATGATGAACCGCAATCATCAGTATCCGGACGGCGCAGTGTTGTTTCTTGGCACCATGTTCGCGCCCGTGAAGGATCGTCGTGGTGCGGGACAAGGGTTTACCCACGAAGTCGGCGACCGCGTGGAGATTTCCACGCCGAAGCTTGGACGGCTCATCAACTGGGTCGACCGGACCGACAAATGTCCTGAATGGACATTCGGTATCAGGGCGCTGATCCAGAACCTGCAAGCGCGCGATTTGCTCGATAAAGTCTGA
- a CDS encoding NAD(P)-dependent oxidoreductase, whose product MKCRIAFLGTGLMGAPMAGRLLDAGFDVTVWNRNSAKSAPLVEKGAKLAQTAAKAGVDADIVITMLTDGPAVRDVLFEQGVAAVLKKGSIVIDMSSISPDFAREHSKRLEATGVNHIDAPVSGGVVGAQEGTLAIMAGGDEAVIATLADVFKPLGRLTRVGPSGAGQLAKLANQQIVAVTIGAIAEAMVLVEKGGGSRAAFRDAIRGGFCESRILELHGKRMIDRNFKPGGTSRIQLKDLNSILKTAGDLSLKLPLTETVREAFATFVEDGGGEKDHSALLLHIEKLNDVPQD is encoded by the coding sequence TTGAAATGCAGGATCGCTTTTCTCGGTACCGGCCTGATGGGCGCACCAATGGCCGGTCGGCTTCTGGATGCAGGCTTCGACGTAACGGTCTGGAACCGGAACAGCGCCAAGTCTGCCCCCCTTGTGGAAAAAGGTGCCAAGCTCGCTCAAACCGCCGCAAAGGCGGGGGTGGACGCCGATATCGTCATCACCATGCTGACCGATGGACCAGCGGTACGTGATGTCCTCTTTGAGCAAGGTGTCGCTGCTGTCTTGAAAAAAGGCAGCATAGTCATCGACATGAGTTCAATTTCGCCGGACTTCGCGCGCGAGCATTCGAAGCGTCTGGAGGCGACGGGCGTCAATCATATCGACGCGCCGGTTTCCGGGGGCGTGGTCGGTGCACAGGAAGGTACACTCGCCATCATGGCCGGAGGTGATGAAGCGGTTATCGCCACCCTCGCCGATGTGTTCAAACCGTTGGGACGCCTCACGCGCGTGGGTCCGTCAGGTGCCGGCCAGCTTGCAAAACTTGCCAATCAACAGATTGTTGCCGTGACCATCGGGGCAATCGCAGAGGCAATGGTTCTTGTCGAAAAAGGCGGCGGGTCGCGTGCCGCATTCCGCGATGCCATCCGCGGAGGTTTCTGTGAAAGCCGCATTCTCGAACTCCACGGCAAACGGATGATCGACCGCAATTTTAAGCCAGGAGGCACATCGCGCATTCAGTTGAAAGACCTCAACTCGATCCTGAAGACCGCAGGCGACCTGTCCTTGAAATTGCCGTTGACCGAGACCGTGCGAGAGGCTTTTGCGACTTTCGTTGAAGACGGCGGAGGCGAGAAGGATCATAGCGCCCTGCTTCTTCATATCGAAAAGCTCAACGACGTTCCTCAAGATTAG
- a CDS encoding TRAP transporter substrate-binding protein, with the protein MKKLLMLATTALMAAALTVPALAEFQERNIRVSNGINEDHPVGNGIKAMNECLAEKSGGKMKITAFWGGALGGDLQATQALRSGVQEGVVTSSSPLVGIVPALGVFDLPFLFANDEEADAVVDGPFGKMMDEKLAAVGLVNLAYWENGFRNLSNSKHPVNKWEDFSGMKVRVMQNNIFLDTFQNFGANATPMAFGEIFSALETKAIDAQENPYVTIDTSKFYEVQKYVTETKHAYTPFLFLYSKPIFDTYSLEEQAALRECAVVGRDVERKVIRELNQKSLEKIKEAGLEVNTLSPEEHARMLEKSQPIYAKYKSQIGDDVIDAVQKQLSEIRK; encoded by the coding sequence ATGAAGAAATTGCTTATGCTGGCAACAACCGCCCTGATGGCGGCCGCGCTAACCGTACCCGCTCTTGCCGAATTTCAGGAGCGCAACATTCGTGTCTCCAATGGCATCAACGAGGATCATCCAGTCGGCAATGGCATCAAGGCAATGAATGAATGCCTTGCTGAAAAGTCCGGTGGCAAAATGAAGATAACCGCCTTCTGGGGTGGAGCTCTGGGAGGCGATTTGCAGGCAACGCAGGCACTGCGTTCCGGTGTGCAGGAAGGCGTGGTAACCTCGTCGTCGCCCCTCGTCGGGATAGTTCCAGCGCTTGGCGTTTTCGATCTGCCATTCCTCTTCGCAAACGATGAAGAGGCAGATGCCGTCGTCGACGGCCCCTTCGGCAAAATGATGGACGAAAAGCTCGCGGCCGTCGGCCTCGTCAATCTTGCCTATTGGGAAAACGGCTTCCGAAACCTTTCAAACTCAAAACATCCGGTCAACAAATGGGAAGATTTCAGCGGCATGAAAGTCCGCGTGATGCAGAACAACATCTTCCTCGACACATTCCAGAATTTCGGTGCCAATGCCACACCGATGGCTTTCGGTGAAATCTTCTCAGCGCTGGAAACCAAGGCCATCGATGCGCAGGAAAATCCTTACGTCACCATCGATACTTCAAAATTCTACGAAGTGCAGAAATATGTGACAGAAACCAAGCATGCCTATACGCCGTTCCTGTTCCTGTATTCCAAGCCGATCTTCGACACATATTCCCTTGAGGAACAAGCCGCCTTGCGTGAATGCGCCGTTGTCGGACGCGACGTAGAACGCAAGGTCATTCGTGAATTGAACCAGAAGTCACTCGAGAAGATCAAGGAAGCGGGTCTGGAAGTAAACACGCTTTCGCCGGAAGAGCACGCGCGCATGCTCGAAAAATCCCAGCCGATCTACGCCAAATACAAGTCTCAGATCGGCGACGACGTCATCGATGCGGTGCAAAAGCAGCTAAGCGAAATTCGGAAATAA
- a CDS encoding TRAP transporter large permease — protein MTLVVFVGSLLSAMAIGVPIAFSLMFCGVVLMWYMGMFNTQIIAQNMIAGVDSFTLLAIPFFILAGELMNSGGLSRRIIDFAIACVGHIRGGLGVVAILAAIIMASVSGSAAADTAALATILVPMMAKAGYNIPRSAGLMAAGGIIAPVIPPSMAMIVFGVAANVSITQLFMAGIVPGLMMGIALLFTWQIVVRKDNLKVLPKQSGKDRLQATGRALWALGMPVIILGGIRMGVMTPTEAAVVAAAYALFVGMFIYRELRFVDLYGVFLRAAKTTSVIMFLVASALVSSWLITAANIPAEISSYIAPLIDSPKLLMFAIMILVLVVGTALDLTPTILILTPVLMPIVKQAGIDPAYFGVLFIMNNSIGLITPPVGVVLNVVSGVSKVPLGKVVAGVNPFLISQVIVLFLLVLFPSLVLVPMNWLH, from the coding sequence ATGACGCTCGTAGTATTTGTCGGCTCGCTTCTCAGCGCCATGGCTATCGGCGTTCCGATCGCTTTCTCGCTCATGTTCTGCGGTGTGGTTCTCATGTGGTACATGGGGATGTTCAACACGCAGATCATCGCGCAGAACATGATTGCCGGCGTGGATTCCTTCACGCTGCTGGCAATACCGTTTTTCATTCTGGCTGGTGAGCTTATGAATTCCGGCGGCTTGTCCCGCCGCATCATTGATTTCGCCATAGCTTGCGTCGGGCATATTCGCGGCGGCCTCGGCGTCGTTGCCATTCTCGCAGCCATCATCATGGCCAGCGTTTCGGGTTCCGCCGCTGCGGACACTGCGGCGCTGGCAACCATCCTAGTCCCCATGATGGCGAAAGCGGGCTACAACATCCCCCGGTCTGCGGGACTGATGGCGGCAGGCGGCATCATCGCGCCGGTTATCCCGCCATCCATGGCCATGATCGTGTTTGGGGTTGCTGCCAACGTATCGATAACGCAGCTTTTCATGGCCGGGATAGTGCCCGGTCTGATGATGGGTATCGCGTTACTCTTCACCTGGCAGATCGTCGTCAGAAAAGACAATCTCAAGGTGCTTCCCAAGCAATCCGGCAAAGATCGGCTGCAGGCGACCGGACGTGCACTTTGGGCGCTCGGCATGCCCGTGATCATTCTTGGCGGCATCCGTATGGGCGTCATGACACCGACAGAAGCGGCTGTGGTTGCCGCAGCCTATGCCCTTTTTGTCGGCATGTTCATCTATCGCGAACTGAGATTTGTCGATCTTTACGGCGTGTTTTTGCGAGCTGCCAAAACAACATCCGTCATCATGTTTCTCGTCGCGTCGGCCCTGGTGTCGTCATGGTTGATAACGGCAGCAAATATCCCGGCTGAAATCAGCAGTTACATCGCGCCGCTGATCGACAGTCCGAAACTGCTGATGTTTGCGATCATGATACTTGTGCTCGTCGTCGGAACAGCACTCGACCTTACGCCGACGATCCTCATCCTGACGCCAGTCCTGATGCCGATTGTCAAACAGGCGGGGATCGACCCGGCCTATTTCGGCGTTCTTTTCATTATGAACAACAGCATCGGGCTCATCACGCCGCCGGTCGGCGTCGTGCTGAATGTGGTGAGCGGCGTCTCAAAGGTGCCGCTCGGAAAAGTGGTCGCTGGCGTCAATCCATTTCTGATTTCGCAAGTGATCGTGCTGTTCCTGCTGGTTCTGTTCCCAAGTCTCGTACTGGTACCCATGAACTGGCTGCATTAG
- a CDS encoding DUF1127 domain-containing protein, translating to MNIRQKVQQFVSRRRAIRELGAMDDHLLADIGVSRSQIQSAVFGK from the coding sequence ATGAACATTCGTCAGAAAGTACAGCAGTTCGTATCCCGCCGCCGCGCTATCCGTGAGCTCGGTGCAATGGACGACCATCTTCTTGCCGATATCGGTGTTTCGCGTTCGCAGATCCAGAGCGCAGTTTTCGGTAAGTAA
- a CDS encoding DUF2938 domain-containing protein, whose amino-acid sequence MDIVWRGILIGIGATIVMDLWALLLAAMPGQARPNWGLVGRWFWHLRHGRIFHDDISSSAPYKHEVALGWIGHYAVGILYGVIFAIYGGAEWFSDPVFFPVWIFGILTVSAGWFLLQPGLGIGWAASKLPNARNVRLLNLIAHTFFALGMYGTALLLQSSFQTVG is encoded by the coding sequence ATGGACATTGTCTGGCGCGGAATTCTGATCGGGATCGGCGCAACCATAGTAATGGATTTATGGGCACTTTTGCTTGCTGCAATGCCCGGACAGGCACGTCCAAACTGGGGTCTGGTGGGACGCTGGTTTTGGCATCTTCGGCATGGGCGGATTTTCCACGACGATATTTCCTCTTCTGCACCTTATAAGCATGAAGTAGCGCTCGGCTGGATCGGGCATTATGCAGTCGGCATTCTTTATGGCGTGATCTTTGCCATTTATGGTGGCGCGGAATGGTTTTCTGATCCAGTATTTTTCCCGGTTTGGATATTTGGTATACTGACGGTATCGGCGGGGTGGTTTTTATTGCAACCGGGCCTGGGAATCGGTTGGGCGGCGTCCAAGCTGCCAAATGCGCGCAATGTGCGACTGCTCAATCTTATAGCGCATACATTTTTTGCTCTTGGCATGTACGGAACGGCCTTGCTCCTGCAAAGCTCATTCCAAACAGTCGGTTAG
- a CDS encoding mandelate racemase/muconate lactonizing enzyme family protein, which produces MKITAIETIRIAERPNLLWVEVHTDEGITGLGETFFMSETVESYLHEYVAPRVLGRDPLQIDLLASDLVGYLGFRSTGAEVRGNSAFDIALWDLYGKAANLPIAQLLGGFSRQSIRTYNTCAGTEYIKKATGQQSGNYGLAGSGASYDDLNGFLHHADELALSLLEEGITAMKIWPFDMAAEKTRGQYISQPDLKAALQPFEKIRAAVGDRMDIMVEFHSMWQLLPAMQIARELKPFKTFWHEDPIKMDSLGSLKRYAEASIAPICASETLGSRWAFRDLLETGVAGVVMLDLSWCGGLSEARKIAAMAEAWHLPVAPHDCTGPVVLCASTHLSLNAPNALIQESVRAFYKTWYRDLVTALPEVKDGMITVPPGTGLGMALSSEMDKAYTVGRRKTDRSNF; this is translated from the coding sequence ATGAAGATCACAGCAATCGAAACCATTCGCATCGCCGAACGGCCAAATCTTTTGTGGGTGGAAGTTCATACAGATGAAGGAATCACCGGCCTCGGCGAAACCTTTTTCATGTCCGAGACGGTCGAGTCCTATCTGCACGAATATGTCGCGCCGCGTGTTCTAGGTCGCGATCCGTTGCAAATCGATCTGCTGGCCTCTGACCTTGTGGGCTATCTCGGTTTCCGTTCAACCGGCGCGGAAGTGCGTGGCAACTCCGCTTTCGATATCGCCCTGTGGGATTTATACGGCAAAGCTGCCAATCTCCCTATCGCTCAGCTTCTCGGCGGCTTCAGTCGTCAATCCATCCGCACTTATAATACGTGCGCCGGAACCGAATACATCAAGAAGGCTACCGGCCAGCAATCCGGCAACTACGGTCTGGCCGGTTCCGGAGCCAGCTACGACGATCTGAACGGCTTCCTGCACCATGCCGATGAACTTGCCCTCTCATTGCTGGAAGAAGGCATAACGGCGATGAAAATCTGGCCATTCGACATGGCGGCAGAAAAGACACGCGGGCAGTATATCTCTCAACCCGATCTCAAAGCGGCATTGCAGCCTTTTGAAAAAATCCGGGCGGCGGTCGGTGATCGCATGGATATCATGGTCGAGTTCCATTCCATGTGGCAGCTCTTGCCCGCCATGCAGATTGCCCGTGAACTCAAGCCATTCAAGACTTTCTGGCACGAAGACCCGATCAAGATGGACAGTCTCGGCAGTCTCAAACGTTATGCAGAAGCCAGCATTGCACCTATCTGTGCCTCCGAAACTCTAGGAAGCCGATGGGCATTTCGTGATCTTCTGGAAACAGGCGTGGCCGGCGTCGTCATGCTTGACTTGAGCTGGTGTGGTGGCCTTTCTGAAGCACGGAAGATCGCTGCTATGGCCGAAGCCTGGCATCTTCCGGTCGCGCCACATGATTGCACCGGACCGGTCGTTCTGTGTGCTTCGACGCATCTATCGCTCAACGCACCAAATGCCCTGATTCAGGAAAGCGTCCGCGCGTTCTACAAAACATGGTATCGCGATCTTGTTACCGCCCTGCCCGAAGTCAAGGACGGCATGATTACGGTTCCGCCCGGTACCGGGCTGGGCATGGCCCTCAGCTCCGAAATGGACAAAGCCTATACCGTCGGCCGAAGAAAAACAGATCGATCTAATTTTTGA